In the bacterium genome, one interval contains:
- a CDS encoding sugar ABC transporter permease produces MVTVLGTHPLGGAQGRPWKERVLGRDWRMAWPFLLPLIVILVALIAYPFVSGIVLSMQHKVIGGPATWVGLQNYRDLLFGDQYGALFRKTVWISLLYTGTAVAAKLCLGMGSALLLNERFRGRPLMRGIFFLPWTVPSVVVALTWRWVYDGTPSGLLNLIRIQMFGSQTLVQFLADPHLALWSVIGVVVWQGTPFYTMMFLAGLQAIPGEQYEAAAIDGAGVLQRFLYILLPGLASTIVITVLLSTIWTANSINFVYVLTRGGPVNATMTFPMFAYEIGIAGARQLGMAAAVSVIFFPLFVVLIYFLTKRMLAPEAQA; encoded by the coding sequence ATGGTGACCGTCCTAGGGACCCACCCCCTCGGGGGGGCACAAGGCCGACCTTGGAAGGAACGCGTGCTGGGCCGCGACTGGCGCATGGCCTGGCCCTTTCTGCTGCCCCTGATCGTCATCCTCGTCGCCCTCATTGCGTACCCGTTCGTCAGCGGCATCGTGTTGAGCATGCAGCACAAAGTGATCGGCGGCCCGGCCACCTGGGTCGGTCTGCAAAACTACCGTGACCTCCTGTTCGGGGATCAATACGGTGCCCTGTTCCGGAAGACGGTCTGGATCTCGCTGCTCTATACCGGGACGGCCGTCGCGGCAAAGCTCTGCCTGGGCATGGGATCGGCCCTGCTCCTGAACGAGCGGTTCCGGGGCCGGCCATTGATGCGGGGCATTTTCTTCCTCCCCTGGACCGTCCCCTCTGTCGTCGTGGCACTCACCTGGCGCTGGGTCTACGACGGCACGCCGAGCGGCCTGCTGAATCTGATCCGCATCCAGATGTTTGGCAGCCAAACCCTGGTCCAGTTTCTTGCGGATCCCCATCTCGCGTTGTGGTCGGTGATCGGGGTCGTCGTCTGGCAGGGAACGCCTTTCTACACCATGATGTTCCTTGCCGGGCTCCAGGCCATCCCCGGTGAGCAGTACGAGGCCGCGGCGATCGATGGCGCGGGCGTGCTTCAGCGATTCCTGTACATCCTGCTCCCCGGACTGGCGTCCACGATCGTCATCACGGTCCTGCTTTCGACGATCTGGACCGCCAACAGCATCAACTTCGTCTACGTCCTCACACGCGGCGGTCCCGTGAACGCCACGATGACGTTCCCGATGTTCGCCTACGAGATCGGCATTGCCGGTGCCCGCCAGCTCGGCATGGCCGCAGCGGTTTCCGTGATCTTTTTCCCCCTCTTCGTCGTCCTCATCTATTTCCTGACAAAGCGCATGCTCGCGCCGGAGGCCCAGGCATGA